The Acidobacteriota bacterium genome includes a window with the following:
- the nuoF gene encoding NADH oxidoreductase (quinone) subunit F, with the protein MAGDCSGKRVRTIMQFNEKLEAKYQTLLSRYPVKRSILVPLLLYAQDEHNYLSKELIAEIARRVDLRVLEVEEVISYYSMLRKKPAGRHNLQICTNISCLLRGGDKLYDHAKRKLGIGHKEVTADGEFSIEEVECIGACAWAPALQDNYDFYHEVTPEKFDALLDQLRAGTAKPDLPAQSVSEHEVPVLTRTSHHPNPAALDTYLANDGYTAIEKALKQMTPEAVIEEMKASNLRGRGGAGFPTGMKWTFVPKKAEKPKYIVCNADESEPGTCKDRLLMQNEPHQLIEGLLLAGFVVDAHQGYIYVRGEYRYLIDILDRAIAEAYARGYLGKNILGTGFNFELCTHTGAGAYECGEESALLESLEGKRGIPRIRPPFPAVVGLYGGPTVLNNVETFSAVPAVIREGGAWYAGLGTPRNGGTRMFVLSGHVNRPGVYELPMGFSLRRMIEEVGGGILDGKKVKAVIPGGSSTPVLTADALDTPMDFESVAKAGSMLGSGAVIVMHEDTCMVRVALRLMQFYAHESCGWCIPCREGTSWLKKTLTRFHAGGGREEDIRLIEDLAKNMLGRTFCPLGDAAAMPTIAFVQKFREEFEQHLSGKPCPFDPQADAVLLAH; encoded by the coding sequence ATGGCGGGGGACTGCTCAGGAAAGCGCGTAAGAACAATCATGCAGTTTAATGAAAAACTCGAAGCGAAATATCAAACGCTGCTCTCGCGTTATCCGGTGAAGCGCTCGATTCTTGTGCCGCTGCTGCTGTATGCGCAGGATGAGCACAACTATCTCAGCAAAGAGCTGATCGCGGAGATCGCGCGGCGCGTGGACTTGCGTGTACTCGAAGTGGAAGAGGTTATCTCGTACTACTCGATGCTGCGCAAGAAACCCGCGGGCCGGCACAATTTGCAGATTTGCACCAACATCTCCTGCCTGCTGCGCGGCGGCGATAAACTCTATGACCACGCCAAGCGGAAGCTTGGCATCGGGCACAAGGAAGTAACCGCCGACGGCGAGTTTTCCATTGAAGAAGTCGAGTGCATCGGCGCGTGCGCCTGGGCACCGGCGCTACAGGACAATTACGATTTCTATCACGAAGTGACGCCGGAAAAGTTCGATGCGCTGCTGGATCAGTTGCGCGCTGGAACAGCCAAGCCGGACCTCCCCGCGCAGTCAGTTTCTGAACATGAAGTTCCCGTGCTCACGCGAACCTCTCACCATCCGAACCCGGCAGCCCTCGACACCTATCTGGCCAACGATGGCTATACGGCCATCGAAAAAGCGCTCAAACAGATGACGCCGGAAGCGGTGATCGAGGAGATGAAAGCATCCAATCTGCGCGGACGCGGCGGCGCGGGTTTCCCCACCGGGATGAAATGGACCTTCGTGCCCAAAAAGGCGGAGAAGCCGAAATACATCGTCTGCAACGCGGATGAAAGCGAGCCCGGCACCTGCAAAGACCGCTTGCTGATGCAGAACGAACCTCACCAGTTGATCGAGGGCTTGTTGCTGGCTGGCTTCGTGGTGGACGCGCACCAGGGCTACATCTATGTGCGCGGCGAGTATCGCTATCTGATCGATATCCTTGACCGTGCCATCGCAGAGGCTTACGCGCGCGGATACCTAGGCAAGAATATCCTCGGCACCGGTTTCAACTTTGAACTATGCACGCACACCGGCGCAGGCGCATACGAATGCGGCGAGGAGTCGGCGCTGCTGGAATCGCTGGAAGGCAAACGTGGCATTCCGCGCATCCGTCCGCCATTTCCGGCTGTTGTGGGACTTTACGGCGGACCTACAGTTCTTAACAATGTGGAGACATTCTCCGCTGTTCCCGCCGTTATACGCGAAGGCGGCGCATGGTACGCAGGCCTGGGCACACCCAGGAACGGTGGCACGCGGATGTTCGTTCTCTCCGGACACGTTAACCGGCCTGGCGTTTATGAACTGCCGATGGGCTTTTCATTGCGCCGCATGATCGAGGAGGTCGGTGGCGGCATCCTCGACGGAAAAAAAGTGAAGGCAGTCATTCCAGGAGGATCATCCACTCCCGTGCTGACTGCCGATGCGCTGGACACTCCCATGGATTTCGAGTCCGTGGCCAAGGCGGGGTCGATGCTGGGCTCCGGGGCCGTGATCGTGATGCACGAAGACACCTGCATGGTGCGCGTCGCCCTGCGGCTGATGCAGTTCTACGCCCACGAAAGTTGCGGCTGGTGCATACCCTGCCGCGAAGGCACGTCCTGGCTGAAGAAGACGCTGACGCGTTTCCACGCTGGCGGCGGAAGAGAGGAAGACATTCGCCTGATCGAAGACCTGGCGAAGAACATGCTGGGCCGGACATTCTGTCCGCTAGGCGACGCCGCGGCCATGCCTACAATCGCATTCGTACAGAAATTTCGCGAAGAGTTTGAGCAGCACTTGTCTGGCAAGCCCTGTCCATTTGATCCGCAGGCGGACGCAGTTTTGCTCGCTCATTAG
- a CDS encoding NADH-quinone oxidoreductase subunit J, giving the protein MYEILFFVFAAAAVGFAINLLVQRHPIYGAISLIGVMASLASLYLMLGAEFIAAVQVIVYAGAIMVLFVFVIMLLNAGVEERTNRSRMAKQLGAPLVVLLLGLLTSLVYRNFPPDAAVRFGDFPGQTADIGRRLYIYYMLPFEVVSILILVAIVGAVVLAKKET; this is encoded by the coding sequence ATGTACGAAATACTATTTTTTGTTTTTGCGGCGGCGGCGGTGGGCTTTGCCATCAACCTGCTGGTGCAGCGGCACCCCATCTACGGCGCCATCTCGTTGATCGGTGTCATGGCTTCGCTCGCCTCTTTGTATTTAATGCTGGGAGCGGAGTTTATCGCCGCTGTTCAGGTAATCGTCTATGCCGGGGCCATCATGGTCCTGTTCGTTTTCGTGATCATGCTGCTGAACGCCGGCGTGGAAGAGCGCACCAACCGCAGCCGGATGGCGAAACAACTGGGCGCGCCGCTGGTAGTGTTGTTGCTCGGCTTGCTGACTTCGCTGGTCTATCGCAATTTTCCGCCGGATGCGGCAGTGCGTTTCGGTGATTTCCCCGGCCAGACCGCCGACATCGGTCGCCGTCTCTATATTTACTATATGCTGCCGTTCGAAGTGGTCTCGATCCTCATACTGGTGGCGATCGTCGGCGCGGTGGTTCTGGCAAAGAAGGAAACTTAG
- a CDS encoding NADH-quinone oxidoreductase subunit C: MPDAVALMESEPLAIIDGGCERGEWTFQIEPNQIRPVCEFLKSHRGYRMLSNSTVVDCYPSEPRFEVVYHLLCHDSKQRLRLKCKIGGEQPEISSVSMVWNSADWFEREIFDLFGIRFIGHPDLRRILLPDTWEGHPLRKDYPVTGYR, from the coding sequence ATGCCCGATGCCGTCGCGCTCATGGAATCTGAGCCGCTCGCCATCATTGATGGCGGTTGCGAGCGGGGCGAGTGGACATTCCAGATTGAGCCGAACCAGATACGGCCAGTTTGCGAATTCCTGAAATCCCACCGCGGGTACCGAATGCTGTCGAACTCCACCGTGGTGGATTGCTACCCGTCCGAGCCGCGTTTTGAAGTCGTCTATCATTTGCTCTGTCATGATAGCAAACAACGCCTGCGGCTAAAATGCAAGATCGGCGGCGAGCAACCTGAGATTAGTTCGGTAAGCATGGTGTGGAATTCCGCTGACTGGTTTGAACGGGAGATATTTGACCTGTTCGGTATCCGCTTCATCGGCCACCCGGACCTACGGCGCATCCTGTTACCAGATACTTGGGAAGGCCATCCCTTGCGCAAAGACTATCCAGTTACGGGGTACCGCTAA
- the nuoG gene encoding NADH dehydrogenase (quinone) subunit G yields MPDTLKFDMLKFTVDGRELHARPGTLLIDACRASGIEVPSFCYYPGLSLQAACRMCLVEIEKTPKLQTACTVPVAEGMIVRTATQPVADARRSMLELLLANHPLDCPVCDKGGECELQDMVFRYGAGESRFTEEKHHVEEQQWSPVVFFDAPRCILCYRCVRVCDEGMGVGALGVINRGAGSEIAPNHGDHLECEECGMCIDICPVGALTSGAYRYKARPWEIQYVSTICTHCGDGCKTTLSVRNNKILRGNNRDHSGVNGEFLCIKGRYAYDFVEHADRLKRPLVRKSGTLTEVSWDEAIRTVAARWKQTVDRQLPPERVGVAVIGSNHTTNETNYLLQRFTRTVLRSNHIDHLRTADFPALMSALSATSGTSGQLPLASSRDLAQAKAILIVGNNPTDQHPLLAWNIREAVRLAGARLYVINSREIPLAKQSFRLIPVGAGCENTAIRYLTGDSTAATELIGRTAGGRNVSTDSLQEFRDKLLAEENVVIVFGSEVYGTSISQLVKLGEMLKGPARYIALADYSNSRGAADMGLYPHLLPGFQSVRNDVLRLQFEAAWGAAISPDPGMNYEQMLQAVGESRADSLYVVGANPWKTRNPNDLAGKSFLVVQDLFLHETAQAADVVLPAASAYECNGTVTNTCGELQRRRMAINLPGARPDIDIIADMARQLGADSLPASPDEILREILRVVPGYTVSYAAVISGMAQMLPGSASETPGPVENQSLVQIRSVQDHLFSSGTMGRYSSILNLVPERTTRKQPELL; encoded by the coding sequence ATGCCTGACACGCTAAAATTCGACATGCTGAAATTCACAGTTGATGGACGAGAACTGCACGCTCGTCCAGGTACGTTGCTGATTGACGCCTGCCGCGCGTCGGGCATCGAGGTGCCTTCGTTTTGCTACTACCCGGGCCTCTCGCTGCAGGCGGCGTGTCGCATGTGCCTGGTGGAGATTGAGAAAACGCCCAAGCTGCAAACCGCCTGCACGGTTCCCGTTGCCGAAGGCATGATCGTGCGCACTGCGACGCAGCCGGTGGCCGATGCGCGTCGCTCCATGCTGGAATTGCTGCTGGCCAATCACCCGCTGGATTGCCCAGTGTGCGACAAAGGCGGCGAGTGCGAGTTGCAGGATATGGTGTTCCGCTATGGGGCCGGCGAAAGCCGCTTCACCGAAGAGAAACACCACGTGGAAGAGCAGCAGTGGTCTCCTGTTGTTTTCTTTGACGCCCCGCGGTGCATCCTCTGCTACCGCTGCGTCCGTGTCTGTGATGAAGGCATGGGCGTTGGCGCATTGGGAGTCATCAACCGCGGAGCGGGCTCCGAGATTGCGCCGAATCACGGCGACCATCTCGAATGCGAAGAGTGCGGCATGTGCATCGACATCTGTCCCGTGGGAGCGCTCACCAGCGGCGCGTATCGATACAAGGCCCGGCCCTGGGAGATTCAGTACGTCTCCACCATCTGCACCCACTGTGGCGACGGCTGCAAAACCACGCTGAGTGTGCGCAACAACAAGATTCTTCGCGGCAACAATCGCGATCACAGCGGAGTTAACGGCGAATTCCTGTGCATCAAAGGCCGCTACGCGTATGATTTCGTCGAGCACGCGGATCGCCTGAAACGTCCGCTGGTCCGCAAGTCTGGAACGCTGACGGAAGTTAGCTGGGACGAAGCCATTCGCACGGTGGCCGCGCGCTGGAAGCAGACCGTCGACCGGCAACTTCCACCGGAACGAGTCGGTGTCGCTGTCATTGGCTCCAACCACACCACCAATGAGACGAACTATCTGCTGCAACGGTTCACGCGAACTGTTCTGCGCTCCAACCACATCGACCATCTGCGCACCGCCGATTTCCCTGCTCTGATGTCGGCGCTATCGGCAACCTCCGGCACCTCCGGTCAATTGCCGCTAGCGAGCTCCCGCGACTTGGCTCAAGCTAAGGCAATTCTGATCGTGGGAAATAATCCAACCGACCAGCATCCGCTGTTGGCGTGGAACATTCGCGAAGCCGTCCGATTGGCTGGAGCGCGACTCTACGTGATCAACTCGCGCGAAATTCCGCTGGCAAAGCAGAGCTTCCGCCTGATTCCAGTTGGAGCGGGCTGCGAGAACACCGCCATCAGATATCTCACCGGAGACAGCACCGCCGCGACCGAGCTGATTGGACGCACGGCCGGCGGTCGCAATGTATCCACAGACTCACTACAAGAATTCCGCGACAAATTGCTGGCAGAGGAAAATGTAGTAATCGTTTTTGGATCGGAAGTGTACGGCACTAGCATCTCGCAATTAGTAAAACTTGGCGAAATGCTGAAAGGTCCAGCCCGTTACATCGCGCTGGCCGACTACAGCAATTCGCGTGGTGCCGCTGACATGGGACTCTATCCGCACCTGCTTCCAGGTTTTCAGTCCGTACGGAACGATGTGCTTCGGCTTCAGTTCGAGGCGGCCTGGGGAGCGGCTATCTCTCCTGATCCCGGCATGAATTACGAACAAATGCTGCAGGCAGTTGGCGAGAGCCGAGCGGATTCGCTATATGTTGTCGGTGCGAATCCTTGGAAGACTCGCAATCCGAATGATCTTGCAGGCAAGTCGTTTCTCGTTGTTCAGGATTTGTTCCTGCATGAAACAGCGCAGGCCGCCGACGTGGTGCTCCCCGCTGCCAGCGCCTATGAGTGCAACGGCACAGTAACCAATACCTGCGGCGAACTGCAGCGCAGGCGTATGGCGATTAACCTGCCCGGAGCGCGTCCGGACATCGATATCATAGCGGATATGGCGCGACAGCTTGGCGCTGATTCTCTGCCCGCAAGTCCGGATGAAATTCTGCGGGAAATACTTCGGGTCGTTCCCGGTTACACCGTCTCTTATGCCGCGGTGATTTCCGGCATGGCCCAGATGCTCCCGGGCAGCGCATCCGAGACACCTGGCCCGGTTGAAAACCAGAGCTTAGTTCAGATACGGTCCGTGCAAGATCATCTCTTCTCATCTGGAACGATGGGCAGATATAGCTCGATACTCAACCTTGTGCCAGAGCGAACGACCCGGAAGCAGCCGGAACTACTCTAG
- a CDS encoding NADH-quinone oxidoreductase subunit A: MSNGYFENYIPILLLAGVVTLLAVGMLLLSYLLGPRRPSKEKLAAYECGLVPTGDARQRFSVKFYLVAMVFILFDVEVIFLYPWAVIFHELRMLGFIEMLLFIGLVLPGFVYLWRQGIFDWSETDTSDWPDTPPVTLQGVSLVVPKVVHEATPFSGGSQ; this comes from the coding sequence ATGTCCAACGGGTATTTTGAAAATTACATTCCCATACTTCTGCTTGCCGGGGTTGTGACTCTGTTGGCGGTGGGCATGCTATTGCTATCCTACCTGCTCGGCCCGCGGCGTCCCTCCAAGGAAAAGTTGGCGGCATATGAATGCGGACTGGTGCCGACCGGTGATGCCCGCCAGCGCTTCAGCGTCAAATTCTACCTCGTTGCCATGGTATTTATTCTCTTCGACGTGGAAGTAATCTTCTTGTATCCATGGGCGGTTATTTTTCATGAACTGCGGATGCTCGGATTCATTGAGATGCTTTTGTTCATCGGACTCGTTCTGCCTGGCTTCGTCTATCTATGGCGTCAGGGCATATTTGACTGGTCAGAAACGGACACCAGTGATTGGCCGGATACCCCGCCCGTCACTTTGCAGGGTGTCTCGCTCGTGGTCCCAAAGGTTGTCCATGAAGCTACTCCATTCTCCGGAGGGTCTCAATGA
- the nuoD gene encoding NADH dehydrogenase (quinone) subunit D, which yields MAELAIPASSRSLVLNMGPQHPSTHGVLRLVLELDGETILSAKPDIGYLHTGIEKTCEEKTYHQVITLTDRIDYLCPLTNNLCYVLAVEKLLGLAPPLRAQQTRVLLNELSRIASHLVWLGTHAIDIGAMSVFLYCFREREEILKIFELVSGQRMMTSYFRVGGLALEPPPEFLPRVKHFMGYFPDRLREYESLLTRNPIWKRRTVGVGILTKEDALDFAVTGPTARASGIDYDLRRDEPYSGYENYKFDVPVRTEGDVYARYLVRIEELHQSVRIVNQAAENMPDGPVRAKAPGIVLPDREKMKTEMESLIYHFKIVTEGFRVPPGEVYQAIESPRGEMGYYVVSDGTAHPYRVKVRSPSFSNLHVLPRLAEGRLLSDMIACIGSIDIVLGEIDR from the coding sequence ATGGCGGAACTAGCCATTCCTGCCAGCTCCCGTTCGCTGGTGCTCAACATGGGGCCACAGCATCCGTCCACGCACGGCGTGCTCCGTCTGGTGCTGGAGCTGGACGGTGAGACCATTCTCAGCGCCAAGCCCGACATCGGTTATCTGCACACCGGCATTGAGAAAACCTGCGAAGAGAAAACCTACCATCAGGTGATTACGCTCACCGATCGCATCGACTACCTCTGCCCGCTCACCAATAATCTCTGTTACGTCCTGGCGGTCGAGAAGCTGCTTGGCCTGGCGCCGCCTCTCCGCGCTCAACAAACCCGAGTGCTGCTGAACGAATTGAGCCGCATCGCCAGCCATCTGGTCTGGCTCGGCACACACGCCATCGACATCGGCGCCATGTCCGTCTTCCTCTATTGCTTTCGCGAGCGCGAGGAGATTCTCAAAATATTCGAGTTGGTCTCCGGGCAGCGCATGATGACCAGCTATTTCCGCGTCGGCGGCCTGGCCTTGGAACCGCCGCCGGAATTTCTCCCGCGCGTGAAACACTTCATGGGTTATTTCCCCGACCGGTTGCGCGAGTACGAATCGCTGCTGACCCGCAACCCCATCTGGAAGCGCCGCACGGTTGGCGTCGGCATTCTTACCAAAGAGGATGCGCTCGATTTCGCCGTCACCGGCCCCACAGCGCGCGCCTCGGGAATCGACTACGATCTGCGCCGCGACGAGCCTTACTCCGGCTATGAGAATTATAAGTTCGACGTTCCGGTGCGCACTGAGGGCGACGTTTACGCCCGTTACCTGGTTCGCATCGAGGAATTGCACCAGAGCGTGCGCATCGTGAATCAGGCCGCGGAAAATATGCCCGACGGCCCGGTCCGCGCGAAGGCTCCCGGAATCGTCCTGCCCGACCGCGAGAAAATGAAGACCGAGATGGAATCGTTAATCTACCATTTCAAAATCGTGACGGAAGGCTTCCGCGTCCCGCCCGGCGAGGTCTATCAAGCCATCGAGTCGCCCCGCGGCGAAATGGGCTATTACGTCGTCAGCGACGGCACGGCGCATCCCTATCGAGTGAAGGTCCGCTCGCCGTCGTTCTCTAACTTGCACGTACTGCCGCGCCTCGCCGAAGGCCGCCTGCTCAGCGACATGATCGCCTGCATCGGCAGCATCGACATCGTGCTGGGAGAGATCGACCGGTAG
- a CDS encoding transposase, which produces MAVPPRRTKDAGTYFVTSRTWESRKLFIKPAVCEIVIGTLLHYREKHSYLPHSFVLMPDHIHVMLTPSQEITLERAVQFIKGGSSRRISQALNFQLPVWQRGYTDHRIRDAQDYQTHLRYIEQNPVKVKLVLSASEYPWSSAPGAFAMDDCPQGLKPMRKAEPIGTVETVPLRRA; this is translated from the coding sequence ATGGCTGTTCCACCGAGACGCACGAAAGACGCCGGAACGTACTTCGTTACCTCCCGCACGTGGGAGAGCCGGAAACTCTTCATCAAACCCGCGGTTTGCGAAATTGTGATTGGGACGTTGCTTCATTATCGGGAGAAACACAGCTATCTGCCGCATTCTTTTGTGCTGATGCCCGATCACATTCATGTCATGCTGACGCCGAGCCAGGAAATCACGCTGGAGCGGGCGGTGCAGTTTATTAAAGGTGGATCATCTCGCAGGATTTCACAGGCGCTGAATTTCCAACTGCCTGTGTGGCAGCGGGGTTATACAGACCACCGTATCCGCGATGCGCAGGATTATCAGACGCATTTGCGATACATCGAACAGAATCCGGTAAAGGTGAAGTTAGTTTTATCGGCCAGTGAGTATCCCTGGTCCTCCGCACCCGGGGCGTTTGCGATGGACGATTGCCCTCAGGGGTTAAAACCCATGAGGAAAGCGGAGCCTATCGGCACGGTTGAAACCGTGCCCTTACGTCGCGCTTGA
- the nuoH gene encoding NADH-quinone oxidoreductase subunit NuoH — protein sequence MDLPFLLYTLLKIVVVVFVLLTAVAYTVWFERKVVAHMQSRWGPTRVGPHGLLQPLADVIKLITKEDITPSGVFRLVYLAAPCLAVITALLVFAVIPFGPRTVMGGIDIFQITDLDIGLLFILSVSSMGVYGIVLAGWSSNSKYSLLGGLRSSAQMISYELAMGLAIVGVVLLTGSLSLRQVVDNQSGSWWGFIPHWNVIPQFIGFFCYFVSAIAETNRLPFDLPEAETELVAGYHTEYSSMRFAMFFLAEYTNMTAVSCVATVLYFGGWSGPVFGPEALQTVLPLLWFFLKVLAFLFVYVWIRGTLPRFRYDQLMAFGWKFLLPLALANMVLTSFIQAVRYGG from the coding sequence ATGGACCTTCCCTTTCTCCTATACACGCTGCTGAAAATCGTCGTCGTTGTGTTCGTGCTTTTGACGGCGGTAGCCTACACAGTCTGGTTTGAGCGCAAGGTCGTGGCCCACATGCAGTCGCGCTGGGGCCCCACGCGCGTGGGCCCGCATGGGCTTCTTCAACCACTGGCCGATGTCATTAAGCTCATCACCAAAGAGGACATTACGCCATCGGGCGTCTTTCGTCTGGTGTATCTGGCGGCACCCTGTCTGGCGGTGATCACTGCGCTGCTGGTGTTCGCGGTCATCCCTTTTGGCCCACGAACCGTGATGGGCGGCATCGATATTTTCCAGATCACTGATCTCGACATTGGGTTGCTCTTCATTCTTTCTGTCAGCTCCATGGGCGTGTATGGCATTGTATTGGCCGGCTGGTCGTCCAACAGCAAGTACTCGCTGCTTGGTGGACTGCGCAGCTCGGCGCAGATGATCAGCTACGAGCTGGCCATGGGACTCGCCATCGTGGGTGTCGTCCTGCTAACTGGCAGCCTCAGCCTGCGCCAGGTGGTAGACAACCAGTCCGGCTCGTGGTGGGGATTCATCCCACACTGGAATGTCATTCCCCAATTCATCGGATTCTTCTGCTACTTCGTCTCCGCCATCGCTGAGACCAATCGTCTGCCGTTCGATCTGCCGGAGGCTGAAACAGAGTTGGTCGCGGGCTATCACACGGAATACTCCAGCATGCGCTTCGCCATGTTCTTTCTGGCGGAATACACCAACATGACGGCGGTCTCCTGCGTGGCGACGGTATTATACTTCGGCGGCTGGAGCGGACCGGTCTTCGGACCAGAAGCTTTGCAGACGGTGCTGCCCCTGCTCTGGTTTTTTCTAAAGGTCCTGGCTTTTTTGTTTGTCTATGTCTGGATTCGCGGCACGCTGCCTCGTTTCCGCTATGATCAATTGATGGCCTTCGGCTGGAAGTTTCTTCTGCCGCTGGCCCTCGCGAATATGGTTCTGACTAGTTTTATTCAAGCCGTCCGGTACGGCGGTTAG
- the nuoK gene encoding NADH-quinone oxidoreductase subunit NuoK, whose translation MVPLSYYLVLSAILFSLGVAGFIFKRNLVTLFMSVELMLNAVNLSFVALSYYFRQLDGQIFVFFVMVVAAAEAAVGLAIIISVFRNRQTLNVDEISLLKL comes from the coding sequence ATGGTTCCGTTGTCCTACTATCTGGTTCTCTCGGCCATCCTGTTTAGCCTGGGTGTCGCGGGATTTATTTTTAAGCGCAATTTGGTCACGCTGTTTATGTCCGTCGAGCTGATGCTCAATGCCGTGAACCTTTCGTTTGTCGCGCTGTCTTACTACTTCCGTCAGTTGGATGGCCAGATATTTGTATTTTTCGTGATGGTGGTTGCGGCTGCTGAGGCCGCCGTCGGACTGGCCATCATCATCTCTGTATTCAGAAATCGCCAGACGTTGAATGTCGATGAGATCAGTCTCCTGAAACTATAA
- a CDS encoding NADH-quinone oxidoreductase subunit L has protein sequence MDANFYLWLIPLVPLLGAAINGLTGKQRSERGVAAIAATSVAISLALSLRAFFLYSGTPVVESHMPWIYAGNFHVDFNYYFDPLAAVMTLVVTGVGLLIHIYAAGYMSGDAGFYRFFAYLNLFLFFMLTLVLAGNYLLLLVGWEGVGLCSYLLIGYYFRKPEAADAGKKAFLVTRLGDLGIVAAVLLIFKTFDSLNFTEVLPAAAQFAPEHGAWGPLTIIGLLFLLGATGKSAQVPLYIWLPDAMAGPTPVSALIHAATMVTAGVYLMARSSAIYLNAPDALTMVAVIGAVTALYAATIAVVQTDIKKVLAYSTISQIGYMVMACGVAAFSAAVFHLMTHAFFKALLFLGAGSVIHGMGGEQDINKMGGLRKFMPWTSITFLIACLAIAALPPFAGFFSKDQILWEAYSSEHGGLAFWIIGVTTAAFTSFYMFRLYFLTFHGQPRFEATAARAQGAHGNGHGGHAPHESPATMTIPLMILAVLSVAGGWIGIPALLGGGDQWNHFMAPVFTQAADVNHAAAHHKASTEYLLMAISVLISLSGISLAWWFYGRQRSRDEAAADTPGALRTLVANKYYVDEAYQFLFVRPLVTFSRDILWRAVDQWVIDGAVNGAATATRGLGSVARKLQSGNIRSYAGWVIIGALLLIGYMVGYSG, from the coding sequence ATGGATGCAAACTTTTATCTTTGGCTGATTCCGCTGGTCCCGCTGCTCGGCGCGGCCATCAATGGACTCACGGGAAAACAGCGGTCGGAACGCGGCGTCGCAGCGATTGCCGCTACGTCGGTTGCGATCTCACTGGCCCTGTCGCTGCGCGCTTTCTTTCTATATAGCGGCACACCGGTAGTCGAATCTCACATGCCATGGATTTATGCCGGTAATTTCCATGTCGATTTCAACTATTATTTCGATCCGCTCGCCGCGGTAATGACGCTGGTGGTTACGGGCGTCGGATTGTTGATCCACATCTACGCCGCCGGATACATGTCTGGAGACGCGGGCTTCTACCGTTTCTTTGCCTATCTGAATCTCTTTTTGTTTTTCATGCTGACGCTGGTGTTGGCAGGAAACTACTTATTGCTGTTGGTCGGATGGGAAGGCGTCGGACTCTGCTCATATCTGTTGATCGGCTACTACTTCCGCAAGCCGGAAGCCGCCGACGCGGGCAAGAAGGCATTTCTGGTTACACGGCTGGGGGATCTAGGAATCGTCGCCGCAGTGCTGCTGATCTTTAAGACCTTCGACTCTCTGAACTTTACTGAAGTCCTGCCCGCCGCCGCGCAGTTTGCCCCTGAGCACGGTGCGTGGGGACCGCTCACCATCATCGGCCTGTTATTTCTGCTGGGTGCAACAGGCAAGTCGGCTCAAGTCCCGCTCTACATCTGGCTACCGGACGCAATGGCTGGCCCCACGCCGGTCAGCGCGCTGATTCACGCCGCGACCATGGTAACGGCGGGCGTCTATCTGATGGCGCGCTCGTCCGCCATCTATTTGAATGCGCCTGACGCCCTAACCATGGTAGCGGTTATCGGAGCGGTCACGGCCCTCTATGCCGCCACCATCGCGGTAGTGCAGACCGACATTAAAAAAGTGCTCGCCTATTCCACTATCAGCCAGATTGGATATATGGTCATGGCCTGCGGTGTGGCGGCATTCAGCGCGGCGGTGTTTCATCTGATGACCCATGCGTTCTTTAAGGCGCTACTCTTCCTCGGCGCGGGCAGCGTCATCCACGGCATGGGCGGCGAGCAGGATATTAACAAGATGGGCGGCCTGCGCAAATTCATGCCATGGACGTCGATTACCTTTCTTATTGCCTGCCTGGCTATTGCCGCTCTGCCCCCGTTCGCGGGTTTCTTCAGTAAGGATCAAATTCTGTGGGAAGCGTACTCAAGCGAACACGGCGGCCTGGCCTTCTGGATCATCGGAGTAACCACTGCGGCATTTACGTCCTTCTATATGTTCCGGCTCTACTTCTTGACGTTTCACGGGCAGCCCAGATTTGAGGCAACCGCGGCGCGTGCCCAAGGAGCGCATGGAAATGGCCACGGGGGCCATGCACCGCATGAGTCTCCCGCGACTATGACCATACCGCTGATGATCCTCGCAGTGCTGTCAGTCGCCGGGGGCTGGATAGGCATCCCCGCATTGCTCGGCGGTGGCGACCAATGGAATCACTTCATGGCCCCGGTGTTTACACAAGCCGCTGACGTGAATCATGCTGCCGCGCATCATAAGGCTTCGACAGAGTATCTATTGATGGCTATTTCAGTTCTGATATCTCTGAGCGGAATTTCTCTGGCCTGGTGGTTCTATGGCCGCCAGCGGAGCCGCGATGAGGCCGCTGCGGATACTCCCGGAGCCCTGCGCACTCTGGTAGCAAACAAGTATTACGTCGATGAGGCCTATCAGTTTTTGTTCGTTCGCCCACTCGTTACTTTTTCACGCGACATACTCTGGCGCGCGGTGGACCAGTGGGTGATTGATGGCGCGGTGAACGGCGCGGCCACCGCCACTCGCGGTCTTGGCAGTGTCGCGCGCAAATTGCAATCAGGGAACATCCGGTCCTATGCCGGATGGGTAATCATCGGAGCGCTGTTGCTGATCGGATATATGGTGGGCTATTCGGGTTGA